One Setaria viridis chromosome 5, Setaria_viridis_v4.0, whole genome shotgun sequence genomic region harbors:
- the LOC140222913 gene encoding NDR1/HIN1-like protein 3, giving the protein MAHLPAPDDPGRRRLVHPGAALQPHRCAVEVSNPNRRVSVYYDRIQAAGLYQGERFGRAEVPVSFQGTRRTDAVPAVRVGSSPVDLNVSEFGEDNGTRVFPVDLWVDGVVRYKFGELAAAASTLAVNCRLALKLMVVSGWVDCTVIDVSDGLGG; this is encoded by the coding sequence ATGGCTCATCTACCGGCCCCGGACGATccaggtcgccgccgcctcgttcACCCCGGTGCTGCCCTACAACCTCACCGCTGTGCTGTGGAAGTCTCGAACCCCAACCGGCGCGTGTCCGTCTACTACGACAGGATCCAGGCGGCGGGGCTGTACCAGGGCGAGCGCTTCGGCCGCGCCGAGGTGCCGGTGTCGTTCCAGGGCACGAGGCGCACGGACGCGGTGCCGGCCGTGCGCGTGGGCAGCTCGCCCGTGGACTTGAACGTCAGCGAGTTCGGTGAGGACAACGGCACGAGGGTGTTCCCCGTGGACCTGTGGGTGGACGGGGTCGTCCGGTACAAGTTcggcgagctggcggcggcggcgagcacgctGGCGGTCAACTGCCGTCTGGCGCTGAAGCTGATGGTGGTGTCGGGTTGGGTCGATTGTACTGTCATCGACGTCTCTGATGGATTGGGTGGTTAG